In Streptomyces sp. P9-A4, the genomic window CGAGGTGCGGGTCGGTGGAGCCGTGCGCGCGCATCCGCTCGTACCAGCGGTAGAGCCGTAGCCACGGGGTCCCGCAGGCGCGGATCGCGCCCCGGCGCCAGACCCGCTCGGCGGCCTCGCCCGCCGCCTGCGCTCCGACGGCGACGGCGAGCCGGTCGGTGAAGGCGTCCCGGGCCCGCTCGTCGAGGCCGGGCCGGCCGTCGGCGAGGTAGGCGGGGCGCAGCCGGGCGGCGGCGGCGTCGACGTCGGCGGCGAGCCGGCGCTCGGGGGCGGTACGTTCCTGGACGAAACGGCCGACCATCTCGCGGAGTTCGGGTACGCCGTCGCCGGTGAGCGCGGAGACGGCGAGGACGGTGGCGCCGGGTTCGCCGTGCTCGCCGAGTGCCACGCCGTCCTCGTCGAGGAGGCGGCGCAGGTCGTCGAGGACGAGGTCGGCGGCCTCGGTACCGAGCCGGTCGATCTGGTTGAGGACGACGAAGGTGACCTCGGCGTGCCCGGCGAGCGGCCGGAGGTACCGCTCGTGGAGGGCGGCGTCCGCGTACTTCTCGGGGTCGACCACCCAGATGACGGCGTCGACGAGGCCGAGGACCCGGTCGACCTGGTCGCGGTGGGCGGTGACGGCCGAGTCGTGGTCGGGCAGGTCGATGAGGACGAGCCCCTGGAGTTCGGTGTGGGCCGCGCCGCCCGCGAGGGGACGGCGGCGCAGCCGGCCGGGGACGGCGAGCCGGTCGAGCAGTCCGGCGGCGCCCTCGGACCAGCTGAGGGCGATGGGCGCGGAGGTGGTGGGGCGGCGCAGTCCGGTCTCGGAGACGGGGACGCCGGCGAAGGCGTTGAAGAGGGTGGACTTGCCGCTGCCGGTGGCGCCGGCGATGGCGATCACGGTGTGCCGGGAGGAGAGCCGCTGCCGTGCGGCGGCCTCGTCGAGCACCCGCCCGGCTTCGGCGAGCGCCTCGCTGTCGACCCGCGTGCGGGAGAGTCCGACGAGTTCGTGCAGGGCGTCGAGGCGGGTACGGAGGGGGCCGCCGTAGCTCCCGCCGAGGGGCGGCAGGGTGTCGGGCTCGTGTGCGTCCGCGCCGTCGGCGCCGGGGGCCCAGGCTCCGGATCCGGCGCGGTCTCCGGAGCCGCCCCCGCGTTCACCGGCACGACGGGCGATGAGCCCGTCGTCCCAGGCCCCTGTTCCCGCCGCAGCCCGACCCCCGGCCCCTGTCTCTGTCTCTGCCCCGGCCCCTGTCCCTGCTCCCGGATCCACCACGTCACTTCTCCTTCTGCAGTACGGAGAGCGCGGCGATCAGCTCCGCCTGCGGCTCGGGGGTCACGCCGAGCGCTTCGAGGGGCGCGAGGCGCCGGTCGCGTTCGGTGTGCAGGACACGGTCGACGTACGAGAGGACCAGTTCGCCGCCCTTGTCGCGCAGCCGCAGGGCGGCTTGGGCGCCGAGGAGTTCGGCGAGGCGTTCGCCGGCGGCCCGGGTGCGCCGGCCGCCGAGGAGGGAGGCGGCGAGGAGGGCGGCGACGGTGTCGGCCTCGGGCACGGCGGTACGGGAGGAGGAGGGCCGTTCAAGGCCGCGTACCTCTTCCTCGGCCAGCTCTTCGAGTACGCGGCGCCAGCGGCGTACCTCCACGCCGATCCGCTCGCCGGTGTCCCGGTCGGAGCCGGTCCGCGGCGGCCCGAGGGCCTCGGCGGCCGGTTCGCGGCGCCAGGCGTCGCGGACGCGCTCCTCGGCGGCGGACACGGCGCAGTGGAGGAGGGCGGCGAGGGACTCGGAGAGGGCGTCGAGGAGTTCGTCGGCGGTGCTGTCGCGGGGGTAGCCGCGCCAGCGGGTCCGGGCGTCGCCGGCGAGGACGGCGCCGCGCCCCAGCTCCTTGCGGACCCGGGTGCCCTGGGCGGTGTACGCGGCTTCGACGGCGCCGCCGAGGCGTCCGGCGGCGGCGTACTGGGCGGCGACGGCGGCGGCCAGCTCGGGGAGCCGGGCGTCGAGCGAGTCGATGACTCCGGAGGCGGTGCGGTCGGCGGCCTGCTGGCGGGCGGCGGGGTCCTCGGCGCGGTGGGCGAGCCAGCCGCGGAGGGCGGCGACGGCGCTGTCGGGCAGGAGACCGCTGCCGCCGTCGGCGGACTCGGGGAGCTCGGGGATGGTGAAGCGGGGCACGTCGCCGAGGCCGGCCTTGTCGAGCAGGGCCTCGTACTGCCGGGAGACCTCGCCGATGACCTGGTGCGGGACACGGTCGAGGACGGTGACGAGGGTGGCGTCGTACTCCTTGGCGGTACGGAGGAGGTGCCAGGGGACGGCGTCGGCGTAGCGCGAGGCGGTGGTGACCATCACCCAGATGTCGGCGGCGCAGATCAACTCGGCGGCGAGGAGACGGTTCTCCACGACGAGGGAGTCGACGTCGGGGGCGTCGAGGAGGGCCAGGCCGCGGGGCATGGAGGAGGCCGTCTCGACGCGCAGGGCGTTCTCCTCGGGGGGCGCGTCGTCGGCGGGGTGGTCGTGGTCGGCCTGCGGCAGCCAGACGCGGGTGAGCTGCGGGAGGACCCGCATGCCGGCGAACCAGTGGTGGTCCTCGGGGTGGCAGACGAGCACGGGGGTGCGCGTCGTGGGCCTGAGGACACCGGACTCGCTGACGCGCCGCCCGACAAGGGAGTTGACGAGGGTGGACTTGCCGGCGCCGGTGGATCCGCCGACGACGGCGAGGAGCGGCGCGTCGGGATCTTTGAGCCGGGGAACGAGGTAGTCGTCGAGCTGGGCGAGCAGCTCGGCCCGGGTCTGCCGGGCGCGCGGCGTGTCGGGAAGGGGGAGGGGGAGACGCACGGCGGCGACACGGTCGCGCAGGGCGGAGAGTGCGTCGATCAGCTGAGGCCGTTCGTCCAAGGTCACCACATGCGAAGAATGCCCAATTTATGAGTGTTTTTGAAGCCTATTGCGGCCCTGCGCGCCGAAGAGAGGAGCGGTGACCGGAACCTCAGGCATAACGAGTGCACAACACCCGCCCCGAGCGGCGTGAAAAGCGCTGCGCGAATCGCACCTGCCTGCGATTATCGTTCCGCTTCACCGAACCTCCACATCGTGCCACGCAGGTGAAGCAACCGGGCCAAGGCGATCGGAGCCCTATCCTTGTCCCAACAGGCCACACCCCACCCAAAAGGGGCTCCTGGCCACACGGCCACCACCCGGCCCCCGTAGCTCAGTGGATAGAGCAGGTGCCTTCTAAGCACTTGGCCGCAGGTTCGAGTCCTGCCGGGGGCGCACGACGAAAGACCCTCCCTAGGGAGGGTCTTTTTGCTGTTCAGGGGCGGTTTTCGGTCGAGGGTAGGGGTGCCAGGGCGAGGACATCAGATGGCCTGATCTGTCCGGCTGAAACCGGCCAGAGGCGGCCTCTGACGGCTGGTTTTCCCGAAAACTTCCCGAAGTTTTGAGATCGCCCGCTGCCCTGCCTCACTCCGACCGGCGTGCTCTCCTCTGTCGATCAACCCCCTGCTGGATGACGGTGAGCCGCCCCTCGACTCCCGCCGGGAGGGTGGACCGGGGCACGGGGTGGGGCGCGGCAAGCGAGGAAGCGAAGATCGCGGCCAGGTCGTGCGGCACGCCGGCGCTGAAGCTGGCGCACCACAGGTACGGGTCCCCGACGACAGGCTCGGCCCACGCCTGCCATCCGAGCTGTCCGGGCCGCGGATCGGCATCGCGCACGAGCGGTGGCACCTCCTCCAGCGAGACGCCGGCGGACAAGCCAGGGGCGAGGGCGGCGGTGCGGGGGCGGTCGATGTCGCGAACCCACCCCTGAGCGCAGACCGCCGCGAGGACGGTCTCGGGTCCATCAAAGGAAGAGGAGGGTTCCCGGCGGGCGTCGAGCGCGAGCAGGAAGTCGGTCAGCGCTTCGTACGGGATGCCGGCGGTGAAGTACGCGTTCCACTCCGCCAGCGCACTGGTGGGATGCGACCGGACTGAGATCTGCCAGGCCACCGGGAGGTCTCCCAGTTCGAACGGACAGGCTGCGCGTGTCCACTCGGCACCGCACAGCTCGTTCGGGCTCACGTAGAGAAGGGTGTCGCGGGCGGTGGGCCACATCCGCCAGCCTGCGAAGTCCAGGGCCGCGCCCACCTGGTCGGCGAGAGCTTCGTCGTCGCCCGCTAGGTGGCGAGGGGCGACCCAGTACACAGGGTCCGGGAGGGAGAATTCGCTAAAGCGGTGCGGGTGCAGGGGCGCCTCCGTGAGATCGAGGTTCTGGGCGGTCGTCTACGTTGACATGGCCGTGGGGCCGTAACCAGCCCCTTGGCGCTCTTCCTCGTCTGCCTCCGGCGAACTGGTGTCCTTTGACAGCTGTGGGGTCTCAAATCTCGCGGCACACCCTCAGGTCCGATGTCACATCGATGACGCCTGCGCCGTCTCCGAGAGACTCGCGGGTGTCCCGTCGCACTCCAGCTGGCAGATTCTCAATGCGCTGCAGACCGACCTTGCGGATTCTCATTCGCCGCGGAGGCGGACCAAACGCCGAGGTCGCCTCCCGGCAGGGACACGAACCGCCATCCTCCAGGTCCTGTGATCTGCCACGCCTCGAACGCCGCATCGGTGGGACACGTCAGATGCGAGCCATCCTCGAACACCATCCGAAGCGTGCCGGACTTGAAGGCGACCGCAGAGACGACCTTCGTCCCGAAGAGCGGGAGGGCTGCGGCCACGTCCTGGGTCTCCGGCACCAGAAGCACGCCGGGATTGGTGTGGGCCGGCCCGGAGGAGAGCTGAGCAGGCTTTTCGAGTACGACTTCCCAACCTCCGTCGAGAGTCAGCGTGAGGCGGTAGTCGACAGTGATCCCAGCAACGCCCCACCCTCGGAGATTCAAGGTCCACCGGTCATCGTGTTCCACAGGCTCTGCTTCGGTGCTCATCACCCCACCATGGTGCACGGCCCAGCCAAGGGCGACGGACGGTCATCAGCGATTCCGCCGAAGCCACGTCTGTTGAGAATCCGGCGAGGTGTGTTCTCGATCCACTTGGCGAACCAGCGGCTCAGGCCAAGATCCAGAGACAGCTCCGATGCGACGGGACACCGGTTCGGGACGCTCGCCTTTCCGGGAAGTAGGTCGCCACCGCAGCCAGGAATCTACGGGGACAGGCCGATGGCAGGGCATTACAGTCCGAGAGCAGGAGAGGGGGCCTGATGGCGCTGAACAAGAAGGGTTCTCGGCGGATCACAGTCGACGGGGCCGCCTACCGTTGGCGGATCCGCCGGAAGCCGTCCTACATGCAGGGACTGTGCTGGACGCCCTTGGCCTACGCCGTCGAACTCGCCGACGACGACCGCCCGGGCAGGACGTTGGTTGTCACCACTGGCCAACCGCACCCCAGTAACTGGCTGGGCGTTGAAGCGGAGCCCGTCAGGCCGGATCATGTTGCCGCCAGCATCAAAGAGGCGCTGGCGCAGGGCTGGGAGCCTGCCGGGTCCGGCTCCCCCTTCCTGGTTGACCAGTCGGCGACTTTCGTCCCGTCGCCTTGATCGTCAGACGGCCTGGGGCTAGAGCCCTGAAACAGCTTGCCGGTGCGAGAGGGTGATTCGACGCCGGACCGTGTCGATGTCAAGGATCTTGACCAGTAGTGCGTCACCCAGCTGGATGCCGAGCTGAGGGTTTTCCAGGTGCTCGTCGGCCAGTTCGGAGTTGTGTACCAGCCCCTCGAAACCGTTCTCCACCTCTTCAATGCGTACGAAGACGCCGAACGGTATGAGTTTGGTGACGCGACCGACGAGGGTCTGGCCGATCTGCACGGTCAGCAGCGGCATCGGATCTTCGTGCAGGGCCTTGAGGGACAGTGATACGCGTTCGCGGATGGGATCGACGTCGAGAATTTCGGCGTTGATCTCCTGCCCGACGGAGACGACGTCGGAGGGGTGGTCGAAGGGGCGCCACGACAGCTCGGGGATATTGATCATCGCTTCGAAGCCGCCGATGTCCACGAAGGTGACGCCGAAGTCGGCGATGTGGGTCACCGTGCCGGTGACGGTCTCGCCTCGGTGAAGGGTCTTGAGGAAGGCCCAGTTCCGGTCGCTCGGCGTCGGCTCGGTCTGCCAGCGGGCCCGTACCACTCCGTCGTCGTCAGGCATGACAGCGGTGAACAGAGGCGCACGTTCATCGGCATACACGGACAGGAGCGCTGCAGCTTCGGCATCGGACAGCCGGGCGGCCAACTCCGCGAACTCATCCTCGTCAGCGACAGCGCTGTGGATCCGGCCGTCCTTGTCCTGCCAGACACATTCGACGAGGCCCTCGGCGGGGAGGGCAGCGATGGCTGCGTCGACGTCGGAGGACAGGTCCGGCCACACGGCCAGCCGGGCGCGGGGAGCGATCCCGGCGCGAACCGTGTCGATGGAGTCGCGCGTGAGGCGGTGCCACCGCGAGGCGCCGTCGATGTACGTCTCTTCCAGGAGCCCGGCGCGGCATGCGGCGACTGCCCAGCGCAGACCGGCCCAGAACTCGTCGTCGCCGGGCCGCTGGACTTCTGCGCCATCGGTCTCCATCTCGTACGGAGAGGAGTCCAGGCGTTCCGGGAACAGCCCCAGCGCGCGGGTTCGGGCCAGGGCCTCCTCGCAGGGCCGGCTGCTGCCGATGTAGAGGTACTGGTCCCATCCCACATGGCCCGCGAACGAGCCTTCTGCCTCCAGTCGGCACCAGGCGCCGTTGTTACGCAACATGGCGCGCACCAGCTCCAGCGCGATGTCGAGCGGTACCTCTGCCCCGTCGTGAAAACCGGTCGGACCGGCAGGGAAGAGCCCGGCCAACCCAAAGCCGTCCACCGGAGGCTCCGCACCGAAGTGCGCGAAGGACGGGACCTGCGGTTCACGTACAGCCAGGTGATCGACGCCGGTGTCTTCGGCGAAGGCCGCGACCGCCTGAAGATAAGACGCCTCGACCTCGCCGTGATCGCTGACGGTGTCCTCATTGCCAGCGTAATGCCCGTGTTCGTCACGGTCGGCGGGGTCGTACTTGGTCACGCGGTAGACGTAGGGGCGCTGCACCGTCCCATCATCCAGCACGCCGCTGCCACCCCAACGAGGAAATGCCCGGTAGGTGAGACAGCGGTGTGGACAACGCCCTGAGACGGATCAGGAACCTGCTGGTCAGCGCAATGCTCCGTGACATGAGCCAGCGAGCTCCTACAACAGCGAACCCAGCCGCTGTGTCATCGGATTGGATGGCAGAGGCAACTGCATGCTTCCCGAGCTACCGAAGAAGGGAAGCGGCTCACCAGGAGATCAGACGGCCCTCGGGTGTGTGGGTGAGCGTCACGCAGCCGATCCAGTCACCGCTCTCCGGATACTCCCAGTTGTCCGCGTCGGCCAGGACCTTCAACAGTTCCTCGCGGGCGAGGGGCGGACCAGGCTGCTCGCCGGCGCCCCCGCTCGGAGGCGTCCAGGGGATGACGCGGCACACATCGATCCACCCTCTGTCGATCAGGGGAAGGAGGATGGGGATCAGTTCTCCAGGCGGCGCCGATGCGAGGGGTTCGTCCAGATCGCCGCGGACGCCCGGGAGGATGTCGATCTCAAAGGCGTTGAGCATGAATGCGCGCTCGTTGGCGGAGAGGTCTTCTGGAGCGTTCACACCGGGATCGTCGCACGGCGGATGCTGGCGGCCAGAGGCACAGCCGTTGACGGGGGCGGTTGGCGCCGTCAGGGTCGGTGCATGGATTCCGCTCCCGCGTCGCTCGGTCACGCAGCAGCCTGGTCGAAGCTGCTGGAGACGTACCCCACTCGGCCTGCTGACGGCCATCAGGTTCTGCCATCCCTGGGCTGTCTGATCGAGGCGGCCCGCCACGAAGCCACGCTCGGTGCGATGTACCCCTGGGTGTCGATGGAACAGCTGAGTGTGTCTCCAGGGGACAGCTGGGGAGAGTGGGGGCATGCCCTGCTCCCGGCGATGTTCGCTCGTCCCGACGGTACGAGGTGGTGGGTCACGACCGGCGGGGAGACGTCGTCCGGCTGACGACGCCCGATCCGGCGAAGGCCGCCGCGCTCGCAGCCACTCTGGTGCGTACCGATGACGCCGTAGGGCTGAAGGAGCCGCACGCATGGGCGTCCGAGGTGGAGCAGGTTCTGCGGGAGACGGGCTGGCATCCCGGACGGGCTGTCGATGCGAGGGGCTGGAAGCAACAAATGGAGCAGGACGGCTTCCGCTCTCATGCCGCTGCCGACGACTTCCTGCGCAAGTTCGGCGGACTGTCGGTGGAGCATGGTGGTGCCGGCATCACGCGCGCGCGGGAACCCTTCGATCTGGACCCGCTCTTGGCGCTGGGCGAGGCCGACCGCTTCAACGAGTGGGGGCAGGAGATCGGCCACCACCTCTTCCCGGTGGGCGAACTCGCCCACGGTCACGCGTTCCTCGGCCTGGACGAGGACGGTGAACTGTACGTCGTCGCCGACTGGCTGGCCCGCTTCGGCCGTATGCCCGAGGCCATGGAGAACCTCGTTCTCGGTGTCATGCCCGTTCGCATGCCCGACTCCGAATAGACCGGGCCGCAGGAGAAACCGCCCCGAGCCGCCGACACGACCGAGGAGTGCTGTGTAGGTCAGCGGACCGACACAGCACTCACGAGCATCCACTCAGGACGCCGCAGCATTCCTGAATGCGGTGAGGAGCGACCTGGCCCGGTTCCGGAAGGCTTCGTCCTGGCGGATGATGCGGTTCTCGGCTCCCGAGCGGACCACCCGGGCGTCGCCGTCGGCGAGGACCGCAAGCCGGCGCAGGTGGTCGTTGTTCAAGGCGGCGCTTCCGAGGGCTTCCAGGGCGTCGCAGGCCCCCACCGGATCGGCGTCCGACTCGGCGGACGCCAGGGCGGCGGAGGCGAGCGCGGCATGGTCCAGAGCAGCAGGGTCCGCAACAGCTACGAGGGCCAGCACCACGGCTGGCGCCTGCACCGGATCGTCGAGGGCCGCCTCCAGCCTGTCGATGAGCGAACGACCGGCAGGGCCGAGGAGCGCGGTCGCCCGGGCGGCTCTCGCCACCGACCAGCGGGTCCACTGGCTCTGCGCGGCGCGGTCGAAGACCGACGCAAGGACGGCGGCGACAGGTTCCGGGTCCCCCGTGACGCGCCACAGGGCTTCGGCGAGGGCCGTGTCCGTGTCCAGCGCGGGCGTGGTGTCCTTGGCCGGGTCACTGAGCGCCCCGCGCAGGAGCGGCGCTAGGACCACTCCCCGGGGACCAAGTACGGCAGCGATCCTGGCGGCGTCGCGCAGGTCTCGGCCGCCACGGCCGAGTTCCTGTTCGAGGCATCGCAGCAGCGGTGCGGGATCGTCCGTGAGGTCGTACAGGGCCTTCGCCGCCGGGAGGACGTTCCCTTGGACTGGCGTACGCAGCGCGGCAAGGGCCATGT contains:
- a CDS encoding GTPase, with amino-acid sequence MVDPGAGTGAGAETETGAGGRAAAGTGAWDDGLIARRAGERGGGSGDRAGSGAWAPGADGADAHEPDTLPPLGGSYGGPLRTRLDALHELVGLSRTRVDSEALAEAGRVLDEAAARQRLSSRHTVIAIAGATGSGKSTLFNAFAGVPVSETGLRRPTTSAPIALSWSEGAAGLLDRLAVPGRLRRRPLAGGAAHTELQGLVLIDLPDHDSAVTAHRDQVDRVLGLVDAVIWVVDPEKYADAALHERYLRPLAGHAEVTFVVLNQIDRLGTEAADLVLDDLRRLLDEDGVALGEHGEPGATVLAVSALTGDGVPELREMVGRFVQERTAPERRLAADVDAAAARLRPAYLADGRPGLDERARDAFTDRLAVAVGAQAAGEAAERVWRRGAIRACGTPWLRLYRWYERMRAHGSTDPHLASPVEDELTARQRVEQAVRIVADEASRGLPAPWAQAVREAAERGAEGLPEALDELTVSIGDPAARPPRPAWWPAAVLAQAVMTLLQIFGALWLVGQIVGVVEPGLLPPVLVMLGGIIGGPLVEWACEGAVKGPARRYGQEAERRLREAAAACGRARVLDPVAAELMRYREVREQYATVTGTRPGTRIVGGTRAGTTRLGATRAEVRVR
- a CDS encoding dynamin family protein, which encodes MDERPQLIDALSALRDRVAAVRLPLPLPDTPRARQTRAELLAQLDDYLVPRLKDPDAPLLAVVGGSTGAGKSTLVNSLVGRRVSESGVLRPTTRTPVLVCHPEDHHWFAGMRVLPQLTRVWLPQADHDHPADDAPPEENALRVETASSMPRGLALLDAPDVDSLVVENRLLAAELICAADIWVMVTTASRYADAVPWHLLRTAKEYDATLVTVLDRVPHQVIGEVSRQYEALLDKAGLGDVPRFTIPELPESADGGSGLLPDSAVAALRGWLAHRAEDPAARQQAADRTASGVIDSLDARLPELAAAVAAQYAAAGRLGGAVEAAYTAQGTRVRKELGRGAVLAGDARTRWRGYPRDSTADELLDALSESLAALLHCAVSAAEERVRDAWRREPAAEALGPPRTGSDRDTGERIGVEVRRWRRVLEELAEEEVRGLERPSSSRTAVPEADTVAALLAASLLGGRRTRAAGERLAELLGAQAALRLRDKGGELVLSYVDRVLHTERDRRLAPLEALGVTPEPQAELIAALSVLQKEK
- a CDS encoding DUF317 domain-containing protein is translated as MSPNELCGAEWTRAACPFELGDLPVAWQISVRSHPTSALAEWNAYFTAGIPYEALTDFLLALDARREPSSSFDGPETVLAAVCAQGWVRDIDRPRTAALAPGLSAGVSLEEVPPLVRDADPRPGQLGWQAWAEPVVGDPYLWCASFSAGVPHDLAAIFASSLAAPHPVPRSTLPAGVEGRLTVIQQGVDRQRRARRSE
- a CDS encoding DUF6188 family protein, with the protein product MSTEAEPVEHDDRWTLNLRGWGVAGITVDYRLTLTLDGGWEVVLEKPAQLSSGPAHTNPGVLLVPETQDVAAALPLFGTKVVSAVAFKSGTLRMVFEDGSHLTCPTDAAFEAWQITGPGGWRFVSLPGGDLGVWSASAANENPQGRSAAH
- a CDS encoding S1 RNA-binding domain-containing protein, producing the protein MTKYDPADRDEHGHYAGNEDTVSDHGEVEASYLQAVAAFAEDTGVDHLAVREPQVPSFAHFGAEPPVDGFGLAGLFPAGPTGFHDGAEVPLDIALELVRAMLRNNGAWCRLEAEGSFAGHVGWDQYLYIGSSRPCEEALARTRALGLFPERLDSSPYEMETDGAEVQRPGDDEFWAGLRWAVAACRAGLLEETYIDGASRWHRLTRDSIDTVRAGIAPRARLAVWPDLSSDVDAAIAALPAEGLVECVWQDKDGRIHSAVADEDEFAELAARLSDAEAAALLSVYADERAPLFTAVMPDDDGVVRARWQTEPTPSDRNWAFLKTLHRGETVTGTVTHIADFGVTFVDIGGFEAMINIPELSWRPFDHPSDVVSVGQEINAEILDVDPIRERVSLSLKALHEDPMPLLTVQIGQTLVGRVTKLIPFGVFVRIEEVENGFEGLVHNSELADEHLENPQLGIQLGDALLVKILDIDTVRRRITLSHRQAVSGL
- a CDS encoding SUKH-3 domain-containing protein, with product MVGHDRRGDVVRLTTPDPAKAAALAATLVRTDDAVGLKEPHAWASEVEQVLRETGWHPGRAVDARGWKQQMEQDGFRSHAAADDFLRKFGGLSVEHGGAGITRAREPFDLDPLLALGEADRFNEWGQEIGHHLFPVGELAHGHAFLGLDEDGELYVVADWLARFGRMPEAMENLVLGVMPVRMPDSE